From Enterococcus mediterraneensis, the proteins below share one genomic window:
- a CDS encoding PTS sugar transporter subunit IIA has protein sequence MGLQNIFLRENIITDFSSESKKEAIEKLAEHLFNCGYLVDDKVFVENVLERESYATTGIGNGLAIPHGKGTTVKEATLVFAKTSQPIDWDSLDNEPIDKIFLMAIPQTDKGNEHLKMLAELSRKLMNEEFIDSLNNEQSIDGLLEILKS, from the coding sequence ATGGGTCTACAAAATATTTTTCTAAGAGAAAATATCATTACTGATTTCAGTTCTGAATCAAAAAAAGAAGCAATTGAAAAATTAGCTGAACACTTATTTAATTGTGGCTATTTAGTCGATGACAAAGTTTTTGTGGAAAATGTATTGGAAAGAGAAAGCTATGCGACAACAGGAATTGGAAATGGGCTTGCGATTCCTCATGGGAAAGGAACTACAGTCAAAGAGGCAACTCTTGTATTTGCCAAAACAAGCCAGCCGATTGATTGGGATTCTTTGGATAATGAACCGATAGATAAGATCTTTCTAATGGCTATTCCTCAAACAGATAAGGGAAACGAGCATTTAAAGATGTTAGCGGAGTTATCAAGAAAGCTGATGAATGAAGAGTTTATAGATAGTCTCAATAATGAGCAATCAATCGATGGTTTGTTAGAAATTTTAAAAAGTTAG
- a CDS encoding lipopolysaccharide biosynthesis protein, protein MTENRYKRLASNSLLFLIGNFGSKLITFFMLPIYTAKLSQGEYGISDLVLTTVSLLLPIISLSVFESVLRFSMDPESNKREIFTNAMVVSIIGCMFLLIGIPAILFFNISYGIFVIVILIVQIFQSIFSQYAKAAGYIGVYAINGIILSCLTAFLNIIFLIVIPTGIQGYLFSILLAYIFSNSWLFFKLNLYKEFKISLVNKKLIKDLLFYSIPLIPNSVALWINNVANRYFILYYLGKSANGVFAIANKIPLLLGVINSIFFQAWQMSAIEEFEKKDRDSFYSNTFSIYSKILFWGVSSIIFILRPMMKILVSVEFVVAWKYVPFLLLSILYSSFSGFLGQYYIASKQTIGVFITTITGAIINIITNFLLIPALGLVGASVSSALSFFVLWLIRIKDTKKFVSTNYDVVNIVGNHLLIVIQILFLFILQDNVFKLLIIEFFLWIISSIHNREILLVVSKLIWRKNKK, encoded by the coding sequence ATGACTGAGAATCGTTACAAGCGTTTAGCAAGTAATTCACTACTTTTTTTAATCGGTAATTTTGGTAGTAAATTAATAACCTTTTTTATGTTGCCTATTTATACTGCTAAGTTATCACAAGGAGAATATGGAATTTCGGACTTAGTATTAACAACTGTTTCACTCCTACTTCCAATAATATCTTTAAGTGTTTTTGAATCAGTTCTTAGATTTAGTATGGATCCGGAGTCAAATAAGCGTGAAATTTTTACGAATGCAATGGTTGTCAGTATTATTGGTTGTATGTTCCTATTAATAGGAATTCCTGCCATTCTTTTTTTTAATATAAGTTATGGGATTTTTGTTATAGTTATTCTTATTGTACAAATATTCCAATCTATATTTTCACAATATGCCAAAGCAGCTGGATATATTGGCGTATATGCAATCAATGGGATTATTCTATCCTGTTTGACTGCTTTCTTGAATATAATCTTTTTAATCGTTATTCCAACAGGGATTCAAGGATATTTATTTTCAATTTTATTAGCTTATATATTTTCAAACTCATGGTTATTTTTTAAACTTAATCTTTATAAAGAATTTAAAATTAGTTTAGTTAATAAAAAGTTAATAAAAGATTTGCTTTTTTACAGTATCCCATTGATTCCCAATTCAGTGGCTCTATGGATTAATAATGTTGCAAATAGGTATTTCATCCTATATTATCTTGGTAAATCAGCAAATGGTGTATTTGCAATAGCTAATAAAATTCCTCTCTTACTTGGTGTAATAAATTCTATTTTTTTTCAAGCATGGCAAATGTCAGCTATAGAAGAATTTGAAAAAAAAGATAGAGACAGCTTCTATTCAAATACTTTTTCAATATATTCAAAAATTTTATTTTGGGGAGTAAGTAGTATAATATTTATTCTTAGACCAATGATGAAAATATTGGTTTCTGTTGAATTTGTCGTTGCATGGAAGTATGTTCCATTTTTATTATTGAGTATCTTATACTCTAGTTTCTCTGGTTTTCTAGGACAATATTATATTGCCTCAAAACAAACAATTGGAGTATTTATCACTACAATAACAGGCGCAATAATTAATATTATAACTAATTTTTTATTGATTCCCGCACTTGGGTTAGTAGGAGCAAGTGTAAGTTCTGCACTAAGTTTTTTTGTACTTTGGCTAATTAGAATTAAAGATACGAAAAAATTCGTATCAACTAATTATGATGTGGTAAATATTGTGGGAAATCATTTGCTCATTGTAATTCAAATCTTATTTCTTTTTATATTACAGGATAATGTTTTTAAACTGTTAATTATTGAATTTTTTCTATGGATAATAAGCTCTATTCATAATAGAGAGATATTGTTAGTAGTATCGAAATTGATATGGAGGAAGAATAAAAAATAA
- the tnpC gene encoding IS66 family transposase encodes METTDTLLQLLQEAHKTNQAQQQTIQNLTTEIQLLNEKVNYLTNKLFGRSKETLFEETNGQLNLFSDEEISVSVPEAAATIIPVKGHQRVVGTKADKIKHLPITEKEHLLPLEEQFCEHCGSQMKDIGRTKVREEIRFHQAMLDCLTHYQHTYCCKSCEKEGLSSFKKAIVPKPLISNSLGSNSLVAETIRMKFGQKVPAYRQENYWKQTHGLDISRDNITNWHIKAVQNALDPLGERLRVYLNQEEILHGDETSYRVIESAKTDTYYWQFCTGKDSQHPIVYYHHDESRAGDVPKTFLKEFTGYLHCDGYSGYNAVESVRLVYCFAHVRRKFFEAIPKGKKNTDIPAAQAVKQLDKWFVLEKKWKDFSPEKRLSCRQQELRPLFIAFYEWMATIDPVAKSKLDAAVQYACKLRSGFEPIFEDGRLELTNNRAERNIKELVIGRKNWLHSTSLEGARTSGIILSVYKTAELNGLNPVKYLEFLFDKIPNLPVLSAETLDQLLPWNKDVQQHFSRN; translated from the coding sequence TTGGAAACTACAGATACGTTGCTTCAGTTGCTTCAAGAAGCCCATAAAACCAATCAAGCACAACAACAAACCATTCAGAATCTTACAACTGAAATCCAACTATTGAATGAAAAGGTCAATTATTTAACCAACAAATTATTTGGACGCTCTAAAGAGACTCTCTTTGAGGAAACGAATGGGCAATTGAATCTTTTTAGTGATGAAGAAATTTCTGTAAGTGTTCCAGAAGCAGCTGCCACCATTATTCCAGTAAAAGGACATCAACGAGTTGTAGGAACGAAAGCAGACAAAATCAAACACTTACCTATAACAGAGAAAGAACATCTCCTTCCTTTGGAAGAACAATTTTGTGAACATTGCGGTTCACAGATGAAAGATATCGGACGGACAAAAGTACGAGAAGAAATTCGTTTCCATCAGGCTATGTTGGATTGTCTCACCCATTATCAACATACCTATTGTTGTAAAAGCTGCGAAAAAGAAGGACTTTCTTCTTTTAAAAAAGCGATCGTTCCTAAACCTTTGATTTCTAATAGCTTAGGTTCCAATAGTTTAGTGGCGGAAACGATCCGGATGAAATTTGGTCAGAAAGTTCCTGCCTATCGGCAAGAGAACTATTGGAAACAAACACATGGGTTGGATATTTCGAGAGATAATATCACCAATTGGCATATTAAAGCAGTGCAAAACGCGTTAGACCCTTTAGGAGAACGATTAAGAGTCTATCTTAATCAAGAAGAGATTCTACACGGGGATGAAACAAGTTATCGTGTGATTGAAAGTGCCAAAACAGATACCTATTACTGGCAGTTTTGTACAGGAAAAGACAGTCAGCATCCCATCGTTTATTATCACCACGACGAAAGTCGTGCTGGAGATGTTCCGAAAACTTTTCTCAAGGAGTTTACAGGGTATTTACACTGTGACGGCTATAGCGGGTATAATGCCGTGGAAAGTGTACGACTTGTCTATTGTTTCGCGCATGTTCGGCGGAAATTTTTCGAAGCAATTCCAAAAGGAAAGAAAAACACGGATATTCCCGCAGCTCAAGCAGTCAAACAATTGGATAAATGGTTTGTCCTAGAAAAGAAATGGAAAGACTTTTCTCCTGAGAAGCGATTAAGCTGTCGGCAACAAGAACTGCGTCCATTATTTATTGCTTTTTATGAGTGGATGGCAACGATAGATCCTGTTGCAAAATCCAAGTTGGATGCAGCCGTTCAATATGCGTGTAAACTACGAAGTGGTTTTGAACCTATTTTTGAAGATGGTCGTTTAGAACTCACAAATAATCGTGCGGAGCGAAATATCAAAGAGCTGGTGATAGGACGGAAAAATTGGTTGCATTCCACAAGTCTTGAAGGAGCACGAACTTCAGGAATCATTCTGAGTGTATATAAAACAGCAGAACTTAACGGATTGAATCCTGTAAAGTATCTAGAGTTTCTATTTGATAAGATACCAAATCTTCCCGTACTTTCAGCAGAAACTTTAGATCAACTGTTGCCTTGGAACAAGGATGTACAACAACATTTTTCTCGTAACTAA
- a CDS encoding glycosyltransferase family 2 protein, with translation MDPLISIIVPVYNSEKTIGRCIDSILNQKYKKLELILVDDGSQDGSLQICKEYKDKDSRIVIITQSNSGVSKARNYGMQVSSGEFLSFVDSDDYLEADFYQFLVTKLISSGVDVITLSKYTIKQSNILEEIIDSDMARRKLLLLELPTSVWAYLYKANTIKNCRFSEEVHFFEDLLFNFDMLRNIAKLKLVSYEGYHYVYTSNSANNSALSDKKMSCLLIPDLINDNTLNNECIFFKSHCLVALILSLIKSNQKSYFKKISSECKKINIRKNKLVPIEYKILIYGMAFFPRTFINLLRIFRGG, from the coding sequence TTGGACCCACTTATCAGTATTATTGTTCCAGTCTACAATTCTGAAAAAACAATTGGTAGATGTATTGATTCTATTTTAAATCAGAAGTATAAAAAACTTGAATTGATTCTTGTGGATGATGGTTCTCAAGATGGTTCATTACAGATATGTAAGGAATATAAAGATAAAGACAGTAGAATAGTTATTATAACTCAGTCAAATTCAGGTGTTTCCAAAGCAAGGAATTATGGAATGCAAGTATCAAGTGGAGAGTTTTTGAGTTTTGTAGACAGTGACGACTACTTAGAAGCAGATTTTTATCAATTTTTAGTAACAAAATTAATTTCTAGCGGAGTCGATGTAATTACACTTTCAAAATATACTATTAAACAGAGCAATATTTTAGAAGAAATAATAGACTCTGATATGGCTAGAAGAAAACTGTTGTTACTTGAGTTACCAACTTCAGTATGGGCGTATCTATATAAAGCAAATACTATAAAAAATTGTCGATTTTCCGAGGAAGTTCACTTTTTTGAAGATTTATTGTTCAATTTTGATATGTTAAGAAATATAGCAAAGCTAAAACTAGTTTCCTACGAAGGATATCATTATGTTTATACTTCTAATAGTGCTAACAATTCAGCCTTATCTGATAAGAAAATGTCGTGTTTGCTGATTCCCGACTTAATTAATGATAATACTTTAAATAATGAGTGTATATTTTTTAAATCACATTGCTTAGTTGCATTGATACTTAGTCTTATAAAATCTAATCAAAAATCTTACTTTAAAAAAATTAGTAGTGAATGTAAGAAAATCAATATTAGAAAAAATAAACTTGTGCCGATAGAATATAAAATATTAATTTACGGAATGGCTTTTTTTCCTCGAACTTTTATAAATTTACTAAGAATATTTAGAGGAGGATAA
- a CDS encoding PTS fructose transporter subunit IIB: MKSLKIVAITACITGVAHTYMAEANLKKYAKKKGCLIKVETQGAMGIENRLLQQDVDEADAVIFAVDTSVVDKERFEKKKIIEVGTSDVIKNGEAIFDRVLNIVGG, translated from the coding sequence ATGAAAAGTTTGAAAATTGTAGCTATTACAGCGTGTATTACTGGCGTTGCCCACACATATATGGCAGAAGCAAATTTAAAAAAATATGCGAAAAAGAAAGGTTGCTTGATTAAAGTCGAAACACAAGGAGCCATGGGAATTGAAAACCGATTATTACAGCAAGATGTTGACGAAGCAGATGCGGTCATATTCGCAGTAGATACATCAGTAGTTGATAAGGAACGATTTGAAAAGAAAAAAATTATCGAAGTTGGGACATCTGATGTGATCAAAAATGGCGAAGCGATTTTTGATCGTGTACTAAACATAGTAGGAGGATGA
- the wecB gene encoding non-hydrolyzing UDP-N-acetylglucosamine 2-epimerase has protein sequence MKKLKVMTVVGTRPEIIRLSAVLNKLEESEAIEHILVHTGQNYDYELNEVFFEDFKLKKPDYFLNAAVGTAIETVGNILIKIDPILEEVQPDAFLVLGDTNSCLCAIAAKRRHIPIFHMEAGNRCFDQRVPEETNRKIVDHTADINLTYSDIAREYLLREGLPADRVIKTGSPMFEVLNSRKEDIKNSDILERLELTKNNYFVVSAHREENISSEANFLNLVDSLNTIAETYQLPIIISTHPRTMKMIEAKGIKFHELVQTMKPMGFNDYNKLQINAKAVLSDSGTISEESSILNFRALNIRQAHERPEAMEEASVMMVGLEKERILQGLEVLETQEKDTLRHVADYSMPNVSEKVLRIILSYTDYVNRVVWSV, from the coding sequence GTGAAAAAATTAAAAGTGATGACAGTCGTAGGTACTCGTCCTGAAATAATCCGATTATCTGCTGTTTTGAATAAATTAGAAGAATCTGAGGCTATTGAACACATTCTGGTGCATACTGGCCAAAACTATGACTATGAACTAAATGAAGTATTCTTTGAAGATTTTAAACTGAAAAAACCTGATTACTTCTTAAATGCAGCGGTAGGAACAGCTATCGAGACGGTAGGAAATATTTTGATCAAAATCGATCCAATTTTAGAAGAAGTCCAACCTGACGCATTCTTAGTTTTAGGAGATACAAATAGCTGCTTGTGTGCGATCGCCGCAAAACGTCGTCATATTCCAATCTTTCATATGGAAGCAGGAAACCGTTGTTTCGATCAACGGGTACCTGAAGAAACTAATCGTAAAATCGTTGACCATACTGCAGATATCAACTTAACTTATAGCGATATTGCTCGGGAATACTTGCTACGTGAGGGTTTACCCGCAGATCGTGTTATTAAAACTGGAAGTCCAATGTTTGAAGTACTAAATTCACGGAAAGAGGATATCAAGAATTCAGATATCTTAGAACGCTTGGAATTAACAAAAAACAATTATTTTGTAGTCTCTGCTCATCGGGAAGAAAATATCAGTTCAGAAGCGAATTTCTTAAACTTAGTAGACAGCTTGAATACAATTGCTGAAACTTATCAATTGCCAATCATCATTAGTACACATCCTCGTACAATGAAGATGATTGAAGCAAAGGGAATCAAGTTCCATGAATTGGTACAAACAATGAAACCAATGGGATTCAATGATTACAACAAGTTACAGATCAACGCTAAAGCTGTCTTGAGCGATAGCGGGACGATCAGTGAAGAGTCTTCGATTTTAAATTTCCGCGCATTAAATATCCGACAAGCACATGAACGTCCAGAAGCGATGGAAGAAGCTAGCGTCATGATGGTAGGGTTAGAAAAAGAAAGAATTCTACAAGGTTTAGAAGTATTGGAAACACAAGAAAAAGATACTTTACGACATGTAGCAGATTATTCAATGCCAAACGTTTCAGAAAAGGTTTTGAGAATTATTCTTTCTTATACAGATTATGTGAATAGAGTGGTGTGGAGTGTCTGA
- a CDS encoding nitroreductase family protein → MKKQLKKILPNQIISLFRIWRDEIKLFVLFRHDLSRFRNGFTTNLKKASMEQLDARLLFYAHALEKGFSHSNFRDNFGIQTLNNLSNSINIYNSKGFNKKRIKYQIALSALGNYINIHEERNSNVQFLSNIFKDEILNEAKKADLKLSGFFTVERTNVQNNMNKNFKEIAENRRSIRDYDDSPVNIDKVREALQIALKTPSVCNRQPARVYMISNPEKIKDILKIQGGFNGFDSPPLLLLITSSNSSFIDPTERNEGYIDGGLFGMSVLYGLEYNGLAACALNAMLNDKKEKEIRKLLNIPDDEVLIMFVSVGNLPQKVKAPRSYRESLESMVREIV, encoded by the coding sequence ATGAAAAAACAATTGAAAAAGATACTACCCAATCAAATTATTAGTTTATTTAGAATTTGGAGAGATGAAATAAAATTATTTGTTTTATTTAGACATGATTTATCACGGTTTAGAAATGGGTTTACAACTAATTTAAAAAAGGCTAGCATGGAACAACTCGATGCTAGATTGCTTTTTTACGCACATGCTTTAGAAAAAGGATTTAGCCATTCTAATTTTCGTGATAATTTTGGTATTCAGACTTTAAATAATCTTTCAAATTCAATAAACATTTATAATTCTAAAGGATTCAATAAAAAAAGAATCAAGTATCAAATTGCTCTATCAGCCTTGGGTAACTATATAAACATACACGAGGAGAGAAACAGTAATGTACAGTTTTTATCCAATATCTTTAAAGATGAAATTCTTAATGAAGCTAAAAAAGCTGATTTAAAATTATCTGGTTTTTTTACTGTGGAAAGAACAAATGTTCAAAATAATATGAATAAAAATTTTAAAGAAATTGCTGAGAATAGAAGAAGCATTCGAGATTACGATGATTCTCCAGTTAATATTGATAAAGTAAGAGAAGCATTACAAATTGCTTTAAAAACTCCAAGCGTTTGTAACAGACAACCAGCACGTGTTTATATGATAAGTAATCCTGAAAAAATTAAAGATATACTTAAGATACAAGGAGGATTTAATGGTTTTGATTCTCCACCATTATTGTTATTAATAACTTCCTCAAATAGTTCTTTTATAGATCCAACCGAACGAAATGAAGGATATATTGATGGCGGTCTATTTGGGATGTCTGTATTATATGGACTTGAGTATAATGGACTTGCTGCATGTGCTTTAAACGCTATGCTAAACGATAAGAAAGAAAAAGAGATAAGAAAATTGTTAAATATACCTGATGACGAAGTATTAATTATGTTTGTGTCAGTAGGAAATTTACCACAGAAAGTAAAAGCTCCGAGATCATATCGTGAATCTTTAGAGAGCATGGTTAGAGAAATAGTATGA
- a CDS encoding polysaccharide pyruvyl transferase family protein, giving the protein MRIAIQTIVDYNNYGNRLQNYALQYILQRDGHSVISLRNNFQNPFLLKKNTRGKLLRVIKQGTLFEVIKRRIEHRRYYRYMNERLYNFSSFTNQYIEESKFVYTEIQEEKKELNSFDCFVIGSDQVWNYQFPRFSSFDFLSTIEAPKISYAASFGVSLIPENLQTFYQQNISNINYISVRETEGMHIINRILPDRQVQVVLDPTLLLKKTEWKELIKGKKIYDKKYILTYFLDEPTLQTKRYIRRIAKKKNLEIRQLGTIKDLEHWVVGPSEFVNLFSQAEMVFTDSFHACVFSVIFEKYFEAFERNTKLKSMNSRIDTLLSDLQIGDRWHNDNLDLKEMINYELVNSLIDEKRRESLNFLRKSLENTKQLKRSI; this is encoded by the coding sequence ATGAGGATTGCAATACAAACTATTGTTGATTATAACAATTATGGAAATAGATTACAAAATTATGCTTTACAATATATATTACAAAGAGATGGGCATTCTGTAATTTCTTTAAGAAATAATTTTCAAAATCCATTTCTTTTAAAAAAAAATACCCGTGGAAAGTTATTAAGAGTTATTAAACAAGGAACTCTATTTGAAGTAATAAAAAGACGAATAGAACATCGAAGATACTATAGATATATGAATGAAAGACTATATAATTTTTCCTCTTTTACCAATCAGTATATTGAAGAAAGCAAATTTGTTTATACAGAAATACAAGAGGAAAAAAAAGAACTAAATTCTTTTGATTGTTTTGTTATTGGAAGTGATCAAGTTTGGAACTATCAATTTCCTAGATTTTCAAGCTTTGATTTTTTATCTACAATTGAAGCTCCAAAAATTTCATATGCTGCTTCATTTGGAGTAAGTTTAATTCCAGAAAATTTACAAACTTTTTATCAACAGAATATTTCTAATATAAACTATATATCGGTGAGAGAAACCGAGGGAATGCACATTATTAATAGAATTCTTCCAGATAGACAGGTTCAAGTGGTATTAGATCCGACCCTACTTTTGAAAAAAACAGAGTGGAAAGAATTGATAAAAGGAAAGAAAATCTATGATAAGAAGTATATTTTAACCTATTTCTTAGATGAACCTACTCTCCAAACAAAAAGATATATAAGGAGAATAGCTAAGAAAAAAAATCTTGAGATTAGACAATTAGGAACAATAAAAGACTTGGAACATTGGGTTGTTGGACCTTCAGAGTTTGTAAATTTATTTTCTCAGGCGGAGATGGTATTTACTGATTCTTTTCATGCTTGTGTTTTTTCAGTTATATTTGAAAAATATTTTGAAGCTTTTGAAAGAAATACTAAACTCAAATCTATGAATTCGAGAATTGATACACTTCTTTCTGATCTTCAAATCGGTGATAGATGGCATAATGATAATCTTGATTTAAAGGAGATGATAAATTACGAATTAGTGAATAGTTTAATAGACGAAAAAAGAAGAGAATCATTAAACTTTTTACGAAAATCGTTAGAAAATACCAAACAATTAAAAAGATCAATTTAG
- the tnpB gene encoding IS66 family insertion sequence element accessory protein TnpB (TnpB, as the term is used for proteins encoded by IS66 family insertion elements, is considered an accessory protein, since TnpC, encoded by a neighboring gene, is a DDE family transposase.) has protein sequence MLYDLLQTKHIYIVCGKTDLRKGIDGLASLIQQEYQLELYEDAVFLFCGNRQDRFKLLYWDGDGFLLCYKRIENGKLKWPRTKDEVRTLTNQQVRWLLEGLSIDQPRAILPGKKGVF, from the coding sequence ATGCTTTATGATTTACTTCAAACCAAACATATTTATATTGTGTGCGGAAAAACAGATTTGCGAAAAGGAATTGATGGTCTTGCCAGTCTTATTCAACAAGAGTATCAACTCGAGCTTTACGAAGATGCCGTTTTTTTATTTTGCGGGAACCGTCAAGACCGTTTCAAACTTCTCTATTGGGACGGTGATGGTTTTCTTCTCTGTTATAAGCGGATAGAAAACGGCAAGTTAAAATGGCCTCGGACGAAAGACGAAGTTCGAACCTTAACGAACCAACAGGTTCGATGGTTGTTAGAAGGATTAAGTATCGATCAACCTCGAGCTATTTTGCCAGGAAAAAAAGGAGTTTTTTAA
- a CDS encoding CAT RNA binding domain-containing protein, with product MFYGALTVIQVLSHNAVIAKEMGEKGEWVLVQRGIGFGKKRGDSVNTKHAQRYQKIE from the coding sequence CTGTTCTATGGGGCGCTTACGGTAATTCAAGTATTGTCGCACAACGCGGTGATCGCAAAAGAAATGGGTGAGAAAGGAGAATGGGTGTTGGTGCAGCGTGGCATCGGATTTGGGAAGAAGCGAGGTGACAGTGTTAATACAAAACATGCGCAACGGTATCAAAAAATTGAATGA
- a CDS encoding glycosyltransferase, with translation MSDKQRILIISNNSFNEETNNGKTLLSFFSVFESAQIAQLFFKNEMPSFKKFNKYYKLTDKDMILFKFGGIVEFNDTTFQKPKIKTKKISDIKRILRELIWIIGPWRNPKLNNWLNSFNPDIIFFVAGDSIFSYRITSYIQKKFNAKLVTYITDDYILPRTKDTILGSVRRYIIKNRMQRAIVNSKKYFVISEAMKKCYSDVFGKSGIILNNAQDFFKKTNNSLFPREEISLVYAGGLHYKRFKTLIDIKQAIEIYNKKETKKIAKLYIYSNPEIDKNIVKELEGEYSSFCGLVKEEKLVEILNSCDIPVFVESFDSDSIEATRLSLSTKISEYLSLEKPILAVGPECVSSMMTLKDVAYCITCTEELNKKVAYLLGNVELQKKLSVKASKLYSREYNKKNIINRFKEEMNFMN, from the coding sequence GTGTCTGATAAACAACGTATATTAATTATTAGTAATAATTCATTTAATGAAGAAACAAATAATGGGAAAACATTGTTGTCTTTTTTTTCAGTATTTGAAAGTGCACAAATTGCCCAGTTATTTTTTAAAAATGAGATGCCAAGTTTTAAAAAATTTAACAAGTATTATAAACTCACTGATAAAGATATGATTTTGTTCAAATTTGGTGGAATAGTTGAGTTCAATGATACTACTTTTCAAAAACCAAAAATAAAGACAAAAAAAATAAGTGACATAAAACGAATTTTAAGAGAGCTAATTTGGATTATAGGTCCATGGAGGAATCCCAAATTAAACAATTGGTTAAACAGTTTTAATCCGGATATTATTTTTTTTGTTGCTGGAGATTCAATTTTTTCATATAGAATTACTTCATATATTCAGAAAAAATTTAATGCAAAACTAGTAACATATATAACCGATGATTATATTTTACCCCGGACTAAAGATACAATTCTCGGATCTGTAAGGAGATATATTATTAAGAATAGGATGCAAAGGGCAATTGTAAATTCAAAAAAATACTTCGTTATTTCTGAAGCCATGAAAAAATGTTATAGTGATGTTTTTGGAAAGTCTGGTATTATCCTTAATAACGCACAGGATTTTTTTAAAAAGACAAATAATAGTTTATTTCCACGAGAAGAAATCTCGTTAGTGTATGCTGGAGGACTACACTATAAAAGATTTAAAACTCTTATCGATATAAAGCAAGCAATTGAAATATATAATAAAAAAGAAACAAAGAAAATTGCAAAATTATATATATATTCTAACCCAGAAATTGACAAAAATATTGTCAAGGAACTAGAGGGTGAATACAGTTCCTTTTGTGGGTTAGTAAAAGAAGAGAAGCTTGTAGAGATTCTTAATAGTTGCGATATTCCTGTTTTTGTTGAATCTTTTGATTCTGATTCGATAGAAGCTACAAGGTTATCACTTTCTACAAAAATTTCAGAATATCTTTCTTTAGAAAAACCCATTTTAGCTGTAGGACCCGAATGTGTCTCCTCAATGATGACACTTAAAGATGTTGCATATTGTATTACTTGTACAGAAGAACTAAATAAAAAAGTAGCATATTTACTTGGAAATGTCGAATTGCAAAAGAAATTATCGGTAAAAGCTTCAAAACTCTATAGTAGAGAATATAACAAAAAAAATATTATAAATAGATTTAAAGAAGAAATGAATTTTATGAATTGA